In Mytilus trossulus isolate FHL-02 chromosome 6, PNRI_Mtr1.1.1.hap1, whole genome shotgun sequence, a single window of DNA contains:
- the LOC134723670 gene encoding RING finger protein 145-like, with translation MSYINKQKIIKVLLTTTQIICGWVFGESNLFERFGSSYLLLQTCLGLLVCFFCNINTQCRFGVYLYCFVLAGSILQDELSWFYIIVVILISVVMFIQLHKQNYSVMFDNFNKFSNTLDKGKVKFVAEFTYPMYYVLMFIVALIYNYCINDLSELGVKGQRSILLSTLGMCCCTILSSNAMASIIVSISKRLLKVCYLTVTGTFEIEGELVLQPSYIFSVIFFLINVVISDMGHYERGQLVVSRLLLILALFVSNCLLLIETMTSKVEFIQGNMLTCVRVICIQLMFVLGPAIIMYYMYCHYTMDNLGIFLTMSSYLTNLIFAVYILFLYILFKYDAICQTFWDGFDNLVFNIRIGMGIFIILIQICTVVFSVWTLFFGFYSWLELLRLGLISYVNIYIQGVRIQRVISHKKKIREFINNLVDATSDRLAGHQDVCSICFQGLEEAKVTQCDHLFHESCIRKWLNVRLTCPLCQMQIIL, from the coding sequence ATGTCAtacattaataaacaaaaaataatcaaggTCTTGCTGACAACGACACAGATTATATGTGGTTGGGTGTTTGGAGAAAgtaatttatttgaaagattCGGTAGTTCCTACCTGTTATTACAGACGTGTCTTGGTTTGTTAGTATGTTTTTTCTGTAACATTAATACACAATGTCGTTTTGGGGTTTATCTGTATTGCTTTGTTTTGGCTGGATCGATCTTGCAGGATGAATTAAGCTGGTTTTATAtcattgttgttattttgatttcagTTGTCATGTTTATACAGTTACATAAACAAAACTATAGTGTAATGTTCGACAACTTCAACAAGTTTTCAAACACACTAGATAAAGGGAAAGTCAAGTTCGTAGCGGAGTTCACCTATCCTATGTATTATGTGTTGATGTTTATTGTGGcattaatatacaattactgCATTAATGACTTATCTGAGTTAGGTGTTAAGGGTCAAAGGTCCATACTTTTGTCAACACTTGGTATGTGCTGCTGTACAATTTTATCATCAAATGCTATGGCTTCTATAATAGTTTCAATCTCAAAAAGATTACTTAAGGTTTGCTACCTCACCGTCACAGGCacgtttgaaattgaaggtGAACTTGTTTTGCAACCTTCATATATATTCAgcgtcattttctttttaataaacgTAGTTATATCGGACATGGGACATTATGAGCGTGGACAACTAGTTGTCAGCAGGTTATTATTGATTTTGGCCTTGTTTGTTAGTAACTGTTTACTCCTGATagaaacaatgacatcaaaagtAGAATTTATACAAGGAAATATGTTAACCTGCGTACGAGTTATCTGTATTCAATTGATGTTTGTTTTAGGTCCTGCaataataatgtattatatgtattgtcACTATACTATGGATAATTTAGGAATCTTTTTAACAATGTCAAGTTATCTTACAAATCTAATATTCGCTGTTTACATTCTATTTCTTTATATTCTATTCAAATACGATGCAATTTGCCAAACTTTCTGGGATGGATTTGATAACCTGGTGTTTAATATTCGAATTGGCATGGggatttttataatattgattcAAATATGCACGGTGGTTTTCTCTGTGTGGACACTATTCTTTGGTTTTTATAGTTGGTTAGAGTTGTTGCGTTTGGGATTAATTTCGTACGTCAATATATACATCCAAGGAGTCAGAATACAACGCGTCATCAGCCATAAAAAGAAGATCAGAGAATTCATAAATAATTTGGTCGACGCTACATCTGATCGACTTGCTGGACATCAAGACGTCTGTTCGATTTGTTTCCAGGGATTGGAAGAAGCAAAGGTCACACAATGTGACCATTTATTCCATGAATCCTGTATTCGGAAATGGCTAAATGTAAGACTTACTTGTCCATTGTGTCAAATGCAAATAATCTTATAA